TGAACAACCAGCAGGACGTGACGGTGCACTTCTTCTTCGGAACGCACTGGACGGCGCCGCTGGTGCTGGTGGTGCTGGCCGCGTTTGCCGCGGGCCTGGCCATCGGCGCGCTGGGCATGGTGCCCCGCTGGCTGCGGCACCGCCGCGCCGCGCGCCTGGCGCGCTACGAAGCCAGCACGCTGCTGGGCCCGCAGACGCGCGCCGGCAACCCGCATGGACTTTGACCTGACCTGGCTCCTCTG
The sequence above is a segment of the Ramlibacter agri genome. Coding sequences within it:
- a CDS encoding LapA family protein, with product MKYVAWLLKAAIFFTLFAFALNNQQDVTVHFFFGTHWTAPLVLVVLAAFAAGLAIGALGMVPRWLRHRRAARLARYEASTLLGPQTRAGNPHGL